One window from the genome of Dyadobacter sp. CECT 9275 encodes:
- a CDS encoding FecR family protein produces the protein MENLVQRYRNNDISDTELEVFFYLLKQGKLDQVLDTQLEADKDDIINGNLSEKPESRFFSRSGRGLFLIVGIFLVVSTGWLLYTYRVHAYHFIFGDNIARLTTAKGQRIWLKFGDGSVVYLNEGSTLLYPEDPVGKQINVELLEGEAYFDIANREVSNFFVLTKGIRARLPAGSALDIRAYKYLRMTEFSVVRGQASLVNDSSFDMLGIELSANERATVDMDSGKFTKTNIVGTNAIAWKEGILVFDQERFATVAATLESRFDVKIAFESESIKETKLSGKFLLSDPLADILDTLARTHHLHYMLDQNTVILKSKE, from the coding sequence TTGGAAAATCTTGTTCAACGGTACAGAAACAACGATATAAGTGATACGGAACTGGAAGTTTTCTTTTATCTTCTCAAACAAGGGAAACTGGACCAGGTGCTGGACACACAACTTGAGGCCGATAAGGATGATATTATCAACGGAAATCTGAGTGAAAAACCGGAGTCAAGATTTTTCTCACGATCAGGCAGAGGTCTTTTTCTGATAGTTGGCATCTTCCTGGTGGTGTCCACGGGCTGGCTGCTTTACACTTACAGGGTACATGCCTATCATTTTATTTTTGGCGATAACATAGCCAGGCTCACCACTGCCAAAGGGCAAAGGATCTGGCTGAAATTCGGCGACGGTTCAGTTGTGTACCTCAACGAAGGTAGTACACTTCTGTACCCTGAAGATCCCGTGGGGAAACAGATAAATGTAGAACTTCTGGAGGGAGAGGCCTATTTTGATATTGCCAACCGGGAGGTCTCGAATTTCTTTGTACTGACCAAGGGAATCAGGGCACGGTTGCCAGCGGGCAGTGCTTTGGATATACGGGCTTACAAATACCTAAGGATGACCGAATTTTCGGTGGTTCGCGGACAAGCATCATTGGTAAATGACTCCTCTTTTGATATGCTTGGGATCGAATTGTCGGCGAATGAACGTGCAACTGTGGATATGGATTCGGGTAAATTCACTAAAACCAACATAGTGGGTACCAACGCCATTGCCTGGAAGGAGGGAATTCTGGTGTTCGACCAGGAGCGTTTCGCCACTGTTGCGGCGACACTGGAAAGCAGGTTTGATGTGAAAATCGCTTTTGAAAGTGAATCGATAAAGGAGACAAAGTTGTCGGGTAAATTTTTATTGTCCGATCCCCTCGCCGATATACTGGATACCCTTGCCAGAACACATCACCTTCATTATATGCTGGATCAAAATACCGTTATTTTAAAAAGTAAAGAATAA